One Amorphoplanes digitatis genomic window carries:
- a CDS encoding Na+/H+ antiporter, producing the protein MEPIADTVVLVAIAVLGAALARRLGLLAPLVLLVAGLGLSYLPGLPKFEVEPELVLIGVLPPLLYVAALQTSVVAFRRALRPILLLAVGLVVVTALAVGFVVHALLPAGVPLAACVALGAVVAPPDAVSATAIARRIGLPRRVVTILEGESLLNDASALVLLRIATGALAGTAVGFWDITEEVALKAGGGVLIGIAFALGAAWLHKKIEDPLLDDAVSLLTPFVVVIVAERLETSSVVAVVVAGLYLGHRIPYLLSATSRLQMDAVWRLIVFLLEGVVFLLVGLQLRELIGHVEQDWATAISVTLAVFLTLVVVRFAYLYAATYLARLVPRVRAREQRPPIAVPTVIAWAGMRGVVTLAAALTLEASHGLPRDLFVFVAFAIIVLTLLIHGTTLPMLARRLGVVEDNSAEDALAEAGVQHAASRAALERLEEQAGGAPSSVVDRLRALTGSRANVAWERLGNQDQETPSAAYGRLRREMIAAERHVFKVARNEGRISEEVLNRAQRELDLEESQLNRSED; encoded by the coding sequence ATGGAACCCATTGCCGACACGGTGGTGCTGGTGGCGATCGCCGTGCTCGGCGCCGCGCTCGCACGCCGGCTCGGCCTCCTCGCGCCCCTCGTCCTGCTGGTTGCGGGCCTCGGCCTCTCCTACCTGCCGGGGCTGCCGAAGTTCGAGGTAGAGCCCGAACTCGTACTGATCGGCGTCCTGCCGCCGCTGCTCTACGTCGCCGCGCTGCAGACCAGCGTCGTCGCGTTCCGCCGCGCCCTGCGCCCGATCCTGCTGCTGGCGGTCGGGCTCGTGGTGGTGACCGCGTTGGCCGTCGGATTCGTCGTGCACGCGCTGCTGCCGGCCGGCGTGCCGCTGGCGGCCTGCGTCGCCCTCGGCGCCGTGGTGGCGCCGCCCGACGCGGTTTCGGCGACCGCGATCGCCCGCCGGATCGGCCTGCCCCGCCGGGTGGTCACCATCCTCGAGGGTGAGAGCCTGCTCAACGACGCGTCCGCGCTGGTGCTGCTCCGGATCGCCACCGGCGCGCTGGCCGGAACGGCAGTCGGCTTCTGGGACATCACCGAGGAGGTGGCCCTCAAGGCCGGCGGCGGGGTGCTGATCGGCATCGCCTTCGCGCTCGGCGCCGCCTGGCTGCACAAGAAGATCGAGGACCCGCTGCTGGACGACGCCGTATCGCTGCTCACCCCGTTCGTCGTGGTGATCGTGGCCGAGCGGTTGGAGACCTCCAGTGTGGTGGCCGTCGTGGTGGCCGGGCTCTACCTCGGACACCGGATCCCCTACCTGCTGTCGGCGACCTCGCGGTTGCAGATGGACGCGGTCTGGCGGCTGATCGTCTTCCTGCTGGAGGGCGTCGTCTTCCTCCTGGTCGGCCTGCAACTGCGCGAGCTCATCGGCCATGTCGAGCAGGACTGGGCCACCGCGATCTCGGTCACCCTCGCGGTCTTCCTGACCCTGGTCGTGGTCCGGTTCGCCTACCTCTATGCGGCCACCTACCTGGCCCGCCTGGTGCCGCGGGTCCGTGCCCGGGAGCAGCGGCCGCCGATCGCGGTGCCGACGGTGATCGCCTGGGCCGGCATGCGCGGCGTGGTCACCCTGGCCGCCGCGCTGACCCTTGAGGCGAGCCACGGCCTGCCGCGCGACCTGTTCGTCTTCGTCGCGTTCGCGATCATCGTGCTCACCCTGCTGATCCACGGCACCACCCTGCCGATGCTGGCCCGCCGCCTCGGCGTCGTGGAGGACAACAGCGCCGAGGACGCCCTGGCCGAGGCCGGCGTGCAGCACGCGGCCAGCCGGGCGGCGCTGGAGCGGCTCGAGGAGCAGGCCGGCGGCGCGCCGAGCTCGGTGGTCGACCGGCTGCGGGCGCTGACCGGCAGCCGGGCCAACGTCGCCTGGGAGCGGCTGGGCAATCAGGACCAGGAGACCCCGTCGGCCGCGTACGGTCGGCTGCGGCGGGAGATGATTGCCGCGGAGCGCCACGTCTTCAAGGTCGCCCGCAACGAGGGGCGCATCTCCGAAGAGGTGCTCAACCGCGCACAGCGCGAGCTCGACCTCGAAGAGTCCCAGCTGAACCGGAGTGAAGATTGA
- a CDS encoding UBP-type zinc finger domain-containing protein, protein MTCQHLKEAGAPEPRAPYEGGCPECVADGHHDWVHLRLCLGCGHVACCDSSPRRHMSRHHETEDHPVMRSYEPGETWRWCFVDEILG, encoded by the coding sequence TTGACCTGCCAGCATCTCAAGGAAGCCGGCGCGCCGGAACCGCGTGCGCCGTACGAGGGTGGCTGCCCGGAGTGCGTGGCCGACGGCCACCACGACTGGGTGCACCTGCGCCTCTGCCTCGGCTGTGGGCACGTGGCCTGCTGTGACTCCTCGCCGCGCCGGCACATGTCCCGGCACCACGAGACCGAGGATCATCCGGTGATGCGCTCCTACGAGCCGGGCGAGACCTGGCGGTGGTGTTTCGTGGACGAGATCCTCGGATGA
- a CDS encoding ketopantoate reductase family protein: protein MRTLFVGAGATGGYFGGRLAEAGRDVTFLVRPGRAAVLADRGLRIHSPDGESVIKARTVIADALDGPYDLIVVAVKGYGLGAAIADLRPAVGPETVIVPLLNGMRHVDALVAAFGAGHVYGGVCMIAGTLDDDGDVVQLTGLHRLAYGPLDGGADPRLAAVGEALSGGGFASEPTTGIVARMWEKWLFLAALGVATTLLRGTVGDITAAPGGLAFAERVADEAIAIGTAAGHPPRAAAVEFLRAGLTARDVPTTSSLYRDMRAGRPVEADEIVGDLVAHAERLGVDAPLFAAAYTSLSIYARGRED from the coding sequence ATGAGGACGCTGTTCGTCGGCGCCGGGGCGACCGGCGGCTACTTCGGCGGCCGGCTGGCCGAGGCCGGCCGGGACGTCACGTTCCTGGTCCGGCCCGGCCGGGCGGCGGTGCTCGCCGATCGCGGCCTGCGGATCCATTCGCCCGACGGCGAGAGCGTCATCAAGGCGCGCACGGTGATTGCGGACGCGCTCGACGGGCCGTACGACCTGATCGTGGTCGCGGTGAAGGGCTACGGCCTGGGCGCCGCGATCGCCGACCTGCGGCCGGCGGTCGGGCCGGAGACGGTGATCGTGCCCCTGCTCAACGGCATGCGGCACGTCGACGCCCTGGTGGCGGCGTTCGGCGCCGGGCACGTGTACGGCGGCGTCTGCATGATCGCGGGCACGCTCGACGACGACGGCGACGTCGTGCAACTGACCGGCCTGCACCGGCTCGCGTACGGGCCGCTGGACGGCGGCGCGGACCCGCGGCTGGCGGCGGTGGGCGAGGCGCTGTCGGGTGGCGGCTTCGCCTCCGAGCCGACGACCGGGATCGTCGCGCGGATGTGGGAGAAGTGGCTCTTCCTGGCCGCCCTCGGGGTGGCGACGACGCTCCTGCGCGGCACGGTCGGCGACATCACGGCGGCGCCCGGCGGCCTGGCCTTCGCCGAGCGGGTGGCGGACGAGGCGATCGCGATCGGCACGGCGGCCGGCCACCCGCCCCGCGCGGCGGCGGTGGAGTTCCTGCGTGCCGGCCTGACGGCCCGCGACGTGCCGACGACCTCGTCGCTGTACCGGGACATGCGGGCGGGCCGCCCGGTGGAGGCCGACGAGATCGTCGGTGACCTGGTGGCGCACGCGGAGCGGCTGGGTGTGGACGCCCCGCTGTTCGCGGCGGCGTACACGAGCCTGTCGATTTACGCCCGCGGCAGGGAGGACTGA
- the glgX gene encoding glycogen debranching protein GlgX — MQVWPGHRYPLGATYDGTGTNFAIFSEVAEAVELCLFDPSGNERKVQLHEQDAFVWHAYLPGVEPGQRYGYRVYGPYDPSRGLRCNPHKLLLDPYARAVDDDVAWHPSLYAYDFDNPDEMSDLDSAPHMAKGVVVNPYFDWGNDRRPDIPYHHSVIYETHVKGLTERHPDVPDDLRGTYAAIGHPAIIEHFKKLGVTAVELMPVHHFVHDNRLADLGLRNYWGYNTIGFFAPYHGYSAMGSLGQQTQEFRGMVRALHAAGMEVILDVVYNHTAEGNHLGPTMSLKGIDNRTYYRLVDDQPNFYMDYTGTGNSLNVRSPQSLQLIMDSLRYWVTEMHVDGFRFDLASTLAREFYDVDRLSTFFEVVQQDPVVGQVKLIAEPWDVGPGGYQVGNFPPNWTEWNGKYRDTVRDFWRGEPATLAEFASRITGSADLYQDDGRKPFHSINFVTAHDGFTLNDLVSYNDKHNEANGEENRDGDSHNRSWNCGTEGPTDDRQILRLRAKQRRNFLATLMLSQGVPMISHGDELGRTQQGNNNAYCQDNELSWIDWENADRTLLEFTCKLTAFRHRHQVFQRRRFFTGLPVTARGGGDPLPDLEWFTPDGRQMAGDDWGNDFGRAVALFVNGEGIRERGQYGQRHVDSSFLLFFNAHDAPIEFRTPPAEYGEKWERVIETAEPSPERPSIVESGTAILVPDRSLVVLDRMV, encoded by the coding sequence ATGCAGGTGTGGCCGGGTCACCGGTATCCACTGGGCGCGACGTACGACGGCACGGGCACCAACTTCGCGATCTTCTCCGAGGTCGCCGAGGCGGTAGAGCTGTGTCTCTTCGATCCGTCGGGCAACGAGCGGAAGGTCCAGCTGCACGAGCAGGACGCCTTCGTGTGGCACGCCTATCTGCCGGGCGTCGAGCCGGGGCAGCGGTACGGCTACCGGGTGTACGGGCCGTACGACCCCTCGCGGGGGCTGCGGTGCAATCCGCACAAACTGCTCCTGGACCCGTACGCGCGGGCCGTCGACGACGACGTCGCCTGGCATCCGTCGCTCTACGCCTACGACTTCGACAATCCCGACGAGATGTCGGATCTCGACTCGGCGCCGCACATGGCGAAGGGCGTGGTCGTCAATCCGTACTTCGACTGGGGCAACGACCGGCGGCCGGACATCCCGTACCACCACTCGGTGATCTACGAGACCCACGTCAAGGGCCTCACCGAGCGGCACCCCGACGTGCCCGACGACCTGCGCGGCACGTACGCGGCCATCGGCCACCCGGCGATCATCGAGCACTTCAAGAAGCTCGGCGTGACCGCGGTCGAGCTGATGCCGGTGCACCACTTCGTGCACGACAACCGCCTCGCCGACCTGGGCCTGCGCAACTACTGGGGCTACAACACGATCGGCTTCTTCGCGCCGTACCACGGCTATTCGGCGATGGGCTCGCTCGGCCAGCAGACCCAGGAGTTCCGGGGCATGGTCCGGGCGCTGCACGCGGCCGGGATGGAGGTGATCCTCGACGTCGTCTACAACCATACGGCGGAGGGCAATCACCTCGGGCCGACGATGAGCCTCAAGGGCATCGACAACCGGACCTACTACCGGCTCGTGGACGATCAGCCCAACTTCTACATGGACTACACCGGCACCGGCAACAGCCTCAACGTGCGCAGCCCGCAGAGCCTTCAGCTGATCATGGATTCGCTGCGCTACTGGGTGACCGAGATGCACGTCGACGGCTTCCGGTTCGACCTGGCGTCCACGCTGGCCCGCGAGTTCTACGACGTCGACCGGCTGTCCACCTTCTTCGAGGTGGTGCAGCAGGACCCGGTGGTCGGGCAGGTCAAGCTGATCGCCGAGCCGTGGGACGTGGGGCCCGGCGGCTACCAGGTCGGCAACTTCCCGCCGAACTGGACCGAGTGGAACGGCAAGTACCGCGACACGGTCCGCGACTTCTGGCGCGGCGAGCCCGCCACCCTCGCGGAGTTCGCCAGCCGCATCACCGGCTCCGCCGACCTGTACCAGGACGACGGCCGCAAGCCCTTCCACTCGATCAACTTCGTGACCGCGCACGACGGCTTCACCCTCAACGACCTGGTCTCCTACAACGACAAGCACAACGAGGCCAACGGCGAGGAGAACCGGGACGGCGACAGCCACAACCGGTCCTGGAACTGCGGCACCGAGGGACCGACCGACGACCGCCAGATCCTGCGGCTGCGGGCCAAGCAGCGGCGCAACTTCCTGGCCACGCTGATGCTCAGCCAGGGCGTGCCGATGATCTCGCACGGCGACGAGCTGGGCCGCACCCAGCAGGGCAACAACAACGCCTACTGCCAGGACAACGAGCTGAGCTGGATCGACTGGGAGAACGCCGACCGGACGCTGCTCGAGTTCACCTGCAAGCTGACCGCGTTCCGGCACCGCCACCAGGTGTTCCAGCGCCGCCGGTTCTTCACCGGGCTGCCGGTGACGGCGCGCGGCGGCGGCGACCCGCTGCCCGACCTGGAGTGGTTCACCCCGGACGGTCGCCAGATGGCCGGCGACGACTGGGGCAACGACTTCGGCCGGGCCGTGGCGCTGTTCGTCAACGGCGAGGGCATCCGCGAGCGCGGCCAGTACGGCCAGCGCCACGTCGACAGCTCGTTCCTGCTGTTCTTCAACGCGCACGACGCGCCGATCGAGTTCCGCACGCCGCCCGCCGAGTACGGCGAGAAGTGGGAGAGGGTCATCGAGACGGCCGAGCCCTCGCCGGAACGCCCGTCGATCGTGGAGTCGGGCACCGCCATCCTCGTGCCGGACCGCTCGCTAGTTGTTTTGGACAGGATGGTCTAA
- the treY gene encoding malto-oligosyltrehalose synthase, with amino-acid sequence MHPSATYRVQVHPGFPLKDTAELVDYLADLGVSHLYTAPLLTAVPGSGHGYDVVDHGQVSPALGGEQGRLALKAALDAAGLGLVIDIVPNHAGVAMPAANPTWWEVLRDGRSSAYAKFYDIDWSRGRLLLPVLADEPDALEKLTIEDSGQGRELRYFDRRFPIADGTGEGTPREVHDRQHYELVAWTRGDSELGYRRFFSIVDLAGLRVEDPEVFEATHREILRWYAEGGVQGIRVDHPDGLRDPGGYLHRLREAAPDAWIVIEKILEPGEKLPRWPVAGTTGYDALAEVCGVFVDPGTEAFFDTLDHHLIGGETSWQDLVHRTKLHVATVQLAAELARMCRLVPEIAAAPRALAELAACFPVYRSYLPTGTRHLAEARSEAGRRQPALIGVLDQLTARLRDPDDELAVRFQQYTGAVMAKGVEDTAFYRWTRFTARNEVGGDPSKFSVHPDGFHDHAQERQQWWPTGMTTLSTHDTKRSEDVRARLAVLSELPGDWTEVVRRWVRTAPLPDPALAHLIWQAAVGAWPIERDRLQAYALKAARESGAVTTWRRPDEKFETALREMVDRIYDDPALHGEVADFAASITPPGWSNSLGQKLVQLAMPGVPDTYQGTELWDFSLVDPDNRRPVDFGLRRELLGRVDDGWQPPIDATGAAKLLVTGRTLRLRRRRPELFTGYRPVFADGRVRDHVMAFDRGGAVAVATRLPVGLSRHGGWHDTSLSLDGHTWTEVFTNTSYGGSRLAVAELLHTYPVALLVREQ; translated from the coding sequence TTGCACCCCTCTGCCACCTACCGCGTCCAGGTCCACCCCGGCTTCCCCCTGAAGGACACCGCCGAGCTCGTCGACTACCTGGCCGACCTCGGCGTCAGTCACCTGTACACCGCGCCCCTGCTCACCGCGGTGCCCGGCTCCGGGCACGGCTACGACGTGGTCGACCACGGCCAGGTCAGCCCGGCACTCGGCGGCGAGCAGGGCCGGCTGGCGCTCAAGGCGGCCCTGGACGCGGCCGGGCTGGGCCTGGTGATCGACATCGTGCCCAACCACGCCGGCGTCGCCATGCCCGCCGCGAACCCGACGTGGTGGGAGGTGCTGCGCGACGGGCGGTCCTCGGCGTACGCGAAGTTCTACGACATCGACTGGTCCCGGGGCCGGCTGCTGCTGCCGGTGCTGGCCGACGAGCCGGACGCCCTCGAGAAGCTGACCATCGAGGACTCCGGGCAGGGCCGGGAGCTGCGCTACTTCGACCGGCGCTTCCCGATCGCCGACGGCACCGGCGAGGGCACCCCGCGGGAGGTGCACGACCGCCAGCACTACGAGCTGGTCGCCTGGACCCGCGGCGACTCGGAGCTGGGCTACCGCCGGTTCTTCTCGATCGTCGACCTGGCCGGGCTGCGGGTCGAGGACCCGGAGGTCTTCGAGGCCACCCACCGCGAGATCCTGCGCTGGTACGCCGAGGGCGGCGTGCAGGGCATCCGGGTGGACCACCCGGACGGCCTGCGCGACCCGGGCGGCTACCTGCACCGGCTGCGCGAGGCCGCGCCGGACGCCTGGATCGTGATCGAGAAGATCCTCGAGCCGGGTGAGAAGCTGCCGCGGTGGCCGGTGGCCGGCACCACCGGCTACGACGCGCTCGCCGAGGTCTGCGGCGTCTTCGTCGACCCGGGCACCGAGGCGTTCTTCGACACCCTCGACCATCACCTGATCGGGGGCGAGACCAGCTGGCAGGACCTGGTGCACCGGACCAAGCTGCACGTCGCCACCGTCCAGCTCGCCGCCGAGCTGGCCCGGATGTGCCGGCTCGTGCCCGAGATCGCGGCCGCGCCGCGGGCGCTCGCCGAGCTCGCCGCCTGCTTCCCCGTCTACCGCTCCTACCTGCCGACCGGCACCCGGCATCTGGCCGAGGCCCGGTCCGAGGCCGGCCGCCGCCAGCCCGCGCTCATCGGCGTCCTCGACCAGCTCACCGCCCGGCTGCGTGACCCGGACGACGAGCTGGCGGTGCGGTTCCAGCAGTACACCGGCGCGGTAATGGCCAAGGGCGTCGAGGACACCGCGTTCTACCGGTGGACCCGGTTCACCGCCCGCAACGAGGTCGGCGGTGACCCGTCGAAGTTCAGCGTGCACCCGGACGGGTTCCACGACCACGCGCAGGAGCGGCAGCAGTGGTGGCCCACGGGCATGACCACGCTGTCCACCCACGACACCAAGCGCAGCGAGGACGTCCGGGCCCGGCTCGCCGTGCTCTCCGAACTGCCCGGCGACTGGACCGAGGTGGTACGCCGCTGGGTGCGTACCGCCCCGCTGCCGGACCCGGCCCTGGCACACCTGATCTGGCAGGCGGCCGTCGGTGCCTGGCCGATCGAGCGGGACCGGCTACAGGCGTACGCGCTCAAGGCCGCGCGCGAGAGCGGCGCCGTCACCACCTGGCGGCGCCCCGACGAGAAGTTCGAGACCGCGCTGCGGGAGATGGTCGACCGGATCTACGACGACCCGGCCCTGCACGGCGAGGTCGCCGACTTCGCGGCCTCGATCACGCCGCCCGGCTGGTCCAACTCGCTGGGCCAGAAGCTGGTACAGCTCGCCATGCCCGGCGTGCCGGACACCTACCAGGGCACCGAGCTCTGGGACTTCTCCCTTGTCGATCCCGACAACCGGCGGCCGGTCGACTTCGGCCTGCGCCGGGAGCTGCTCGGCCGCGTCGACGACGGCTGGCAGCCGCCTATCGACGCAACCGGCGCCGCGAAGCTGCTGGTCACCGGCCGGACGCTGCGCCTGCGCCGTCGCCGGCCCGAGCTGTTCACCGGCTACCGGCCGGTCTTCGCCGACGGCCGGGTCCGCGACCATGTGATGGCCTTCGACCGCGGCGGCGCGGTGGCGGTGGCGACCCGCCTGCCGGTCGGATTGTCACGCCACGGCGGGTGGCACGACACGTCGCTGTCACTCGACGGCCACACCTGGACGGAAGTCTTCACAAATACCAGCTACGGCGGCAGCAGGCTGGCGGTGGCCGAACTCCTGCACACGTACCCCGTCGCGCTCCTGGTGCGAGAGCAGTGA